A single Nostoc sp. PCC 7107 DNA region contains:
- a CDS encoding glycoside hydrolase 100 family protein, whose protein sequence is MQIENLLTDEITEKAAWEALEKSILYYHGRPIGTVAAYDNSVEALNYDQCFIRDFVSSALIFLAKDRTDIVRNFLEETLKLQPKERQLDAYKPGRGLIPASFKVVVENGEEYLEADFGEHAIARVTPVDSCLWWIILLRAYVVATKDFSIAYQPEFQNGIRLIMEICLANRFDMYPTLLVPDGACMIDRRMGIYGHPLEIQVLFYTALRAARELLICKGNQDIVAAIDNRLPLLCSHIQQHYWIDINRLNAIYRFKSEEYGKTAVNLFNIYVDSIPYYELDKWLPRKGGYLAGNVGPSQLDTRFFTLGNLMAIISDLATEEQSQAIMTLIDERWDDLVGDMPMKICFPALEHEEYRIVTGCDPKNIPWSYHNAGSWPVLMWMLTAAAIKTGKVNLARKAIEIAEARIGEDEWPEYYDGKKGRLIGKQARKYQTWTIAGFLLAKELIKDDSHLPLVSFEKLPPELVSRACEFEIRSVDPLSS, encoded by the coding sequence ATGCAAATAGAGAATTTATTAACAGATGAAATTACAGAAAAAGCAGCATGGGAAGCACTAGAAAAATCGATTCTCTACTATCATGGGCGACCAATTGGTACAGTTGCTGCTTATGATAATTCTGTAGAAGCACTCAATTATGACCAGTGTTTTATTCGAGATTTTGTCTCTTCAGCATTAATTTTTCTTGCTAAAGATAGAACCGATATTGTTCGCAATTTTTTAGAAGAAACTTTAAAGTTACAACCAAAAGAAAGGCAATTAGATGCCTATAAACCAGGCAGAGGTTTAATTCCAGCCAGCTTCAAAGTTGTTGTGGAGAATGGCGAAGAATATTTAGAAGCAGATTTTGGTGAACATGCAATCGCTAGAGTTACACCAGTTGATTCTTGTCTGTGGTGGATTATTTTGTTACGTGCTTATGTTGTAGCTACAAAAGATTTTTCCATAGCCTATCAGCCAGAATTTCAAAATGGCATTCGGTTGATTATGGAAATTTGTTTGGCGAATCGTTTTGACATGTACCCAACACTGCTAGTTCCCGACGGTGCTTGTATGATTGACCGTCGTATGGGTATATATGGCCATCCTCTAGAAATCCAAGTTTTATTCTACACAGCACTACGGGCAGCGCGGGAATTACTAATTTGTAAAGGCAATCAAGATATTGTAGCCGCTATTGATAATCGTTTACCGCTTTTATGCTCCCATATCCAACAGCATTATTGGATAGATATTAATCGCTTAAATGCCATTTATCGCTTCAAAAGTGAAGAATATGGCAAAACAGCAGTTAATCTATTTAACATCTATGTAGATTCTATTCCCTATTATGAATTAGATAAATGGCTACCCCGCAAAGGCGGTTATTTAGCAGGTAACGTCGGCCCTTCACAGCTTGATACACGCTTTTTTACTTTGGGTAACTTGATGGCGATTATTTCCGATTTAGCCACTGAAGAACAGTCACAAGCAATTATGACTCTCATTGATGAAAGATGGGACGATTTAGTGGGAGATATGCCAATGAAAATCTGTTTTCCAGCTTTAGAACATGAAGAGTACAGAATAGTTACAGGATGTGACCCAAAAAATATTCCTTGGTCTTATCATAATGCTGGTAGCTGGCCTGTTTTGATGTGGATGTTGACAGCAGCAGCTATTAAAACTGGTAAAGTAAATTTGGCCAGAAAGGCAATTGAAATTGCGGAAGCACGGATTGGTGAAGATGAATGGCCTGAATATTACGATGGTAAAAAAGGTAGATTAATTGGCAAACAAGCTAGAAAGTATCAAACTTGGACAATTGCTGGTTTCTTATTAGCTAAAGAATTAATCAAAGATGACTCTCATTTACCGCTAGTAAGTTTCGAGAAGTTACCACCAGAGTTAGTATCAAGAGCATGTGAGTTTGAAATTCGCAGTGTAGATCCTCTTAGCTCTTAA
- the arfB gene encoding alternative ribosome rescue aminoacyl-tRNA hydrolase ArfB codes for MLQIKNKIIISDNELEISAIRSQGAGGQNVNKVATAIHLRFDIEASSLPAFYKQQLLKLNDRRITQDGVVVIKAQEHRSQEQNREEALQRLKELILSAVVLPEIRKPTKPTRSSQKKRLDSKTKRSQIKSMRRQVID; via the coding sequence ATGCTGCAAATTAAGAATAAAATCATCATCTCTGATAACGAACTCGAAATTAGCGCGATTCGTTCTCAAGGAGCCGGGGGTCAAAACGTCAACAAAGTTGCTACAGCCATTCACTTACGCTTTGACATTGAAGCTTCATCACTACCTGCTTTCTATAAACAGCAACTTCTCAAGCTCAACGACCGACGTATAACCCAGGATGGAGTTGTTGTTATCAAAGCTCAAGAACACCGCAGCCAAGAACAAAACCGGGAAGAAGCTTTGCAACGACTCAAGGAACTCATACTCAGCGCAGTTGTACTGCCCGAAATCCGCAAACCCACCAAACCAACTCGCAGTTCTCAAAAAAAACGTCTTGACAGTAAAACTAAGCGTAGTCAAATTAAGTCAATGAGAAGGCAGGTAATTGATTAA
- a CDS encoding 16S rRNA (cytosine(967)-C(5))-methyltransferase: MTNPRQIAFIALRDVHKGAYADVALDRVLRKFKLPDSDRRLATELVYGSVRRLRTLDALIDQIATKKSHQQPPELRTILHLGFYQLRYQERIPPSAAVNTTVELAKENGFSGLTGFVNGLLRQYIRLTEKSPEPLKLPENPMERLGILHSFPDWIIQVWLDQIGLAETEKLCEWMNQTPTIDLRINPLRTNLEQVETALASAGIFTQRISHLPQALRLISSTGGIQNLPGFTEGWWVVQDASAQLVSHLLDPQAGEVVIDTCAAPGGKTTHIAELMQDQGKVWAGDRTASRLRKLQENARRLNLQSIEICAGDSRNLPQFYNIGDRVLLDAPCSGLGTLHRHADARWRQTPESIQELSLLQKQLLSHTSNFVKNGGVLVYATCTLHLAENEAVISGFLAKNPEWQIEPPAVGSPYSVYSTPQGWLKVWPHRWDMDGFFMVRLRKTNDSG; the protein is encoded by the coding sequence ATGACTAACCCCCGCCAAATAGCTTTTATTGCTTTGCGAGATGTTCACAAAGGGGCGTATGCTGATGTCGCCCTAGATAGAGTGTTGCGAAAATTTAAATTGCCAGATAGCGATCGCCGTCTAGCGACAGAATTAGTTTATGGCAGTGTCCGCAGACTACGCACCCTCGATGCTTTAATTGACCAAATAGCCACGAAAAAATCTCACCAACAACCACCAGAACTGCGTACCATCCTGCATCTCGGTTTTTACCAACTGCGCTATCAAGAACGCATTCCCCCCTCGGCGGCTGTGAATACGACTGTGGAACTCGCTAAGGAAAATGGTTTTTCTGGACTCACAGGTTTTGTCAATGGTTTATTACGCCAATACATCCGTCTCACCGAAAAATCCCCCGAACCTCTGAAATTACCAGAAAACCCTATGGAACGTTTGGGAATTTTACATAGTTTCCCTGACTGGATAATTCAGGTTTGGTTAGACCAAATTGGTTTGGCAGAAACCGAAAAACTCTGTGAATGGATGAACCAAACACCAACAATTGATTTACGCATCAACCCACTACGCACTAATCTAGAACAAGTAGAAACAGCCCTAGCATCAGCGGGAATTTTTACGCAAAGAATTTCTCATTTACCCCAAGCCTTACGGTTAATTAGTAGTACCGGAGGAATACAAAATCTACCAGGATTTACTGAAGGTTGGTGGGTTGTGCAAGACGCAAGCGCCCAACTGGTGAGTCATTTACTCGACCCCCAAGCGGGTGAGGTGGTGATTGATACCTGTGCAGCCCCTGGAGGAAAAACAACGCACATTGCCGAATTAATGCAGGATCAAGGTAAAGTTTGGGCGGGCGATCGCACTGCTTCCCGACTGCGAAAACTCCAAGAAAATGCTCGACGACTAAATTTGCAATCAATTGAAATTTGTGCTGGCGACAGTCGCAACTTGCCGCAATTTTATAATATTGGCGATCGCGTATTGTTAGATGCACCATGTTCTGGTTTGGGAACCTTACATCGTCACGCTGATGCACGTTGGCGACAAACACCAGAATCTATTCAAGAACTTTCACTGCTGCAAAAGCAATTACTGTCACATACATCAAATTTTGTCAAAAATGGTGGCGTACTTGTTTACGCCACCTGTACACTGCATCTAGCAGAAAATGAAGCGGTAATTTCGGGATTTCTGGCAAAGAATCCTGAATGGCAAATTGAGCCTCCCGCAGTTGGTTCACCCTACTCTGTTTATTCCACACCTCAAGGCTGGCTAAAAGTTTGGCCTCACCGTTGGGATATGGACGGCTTTTTTATGGTGCGCTTAAGAAAAACTAATGATTCCGGGTGA
- a CDS encoding TerB family tellurite resistance protein, translating into MVTDSNVKNLVKILIGAAWIDGIIQPEERQYLREIAQAKGLATDPEIKPWLYELVPVQPKECYAWVKEYLGDRPSVEDCESLIEAISGLIYSDGEVATEEARLLTQLQDLAEQESAQQPVHNALLKQIQKLYRRWVEVQN; encoded by the coding sequence ATGGTTACTGATTCCAATGTAAAGAACTTAGTTAAAATCTTGATTGGAGCCGCTTGGATTGATGGGATAATTCAGCCAGAGGAGCGACAGTATCTCCGCGAAATTGCACAAGCAAAAGGTTTGGCTACCGACCCAGAAATCAAGCCTTGGTTGTACGAATTAGTACCTGTGCAACCAAAAGAATGTTATGCCTGGGTGAAAGAATATTTAGGCGATCGCCCAAGCGTCGAAGATTGCGAAAGTCTCATTGAAGCTATTAGTGGCTTAATTTATAGCGATGGAGAAGTCGCCACCGAAGAAGCCAGACTTTTAACGCAACTTCAGGATTTAGCAGAACAAGAATCAGCCCAACAACCAGTTCATAATGCGTTGCTTAAACAAATTCAAAAGCTTTATCGGCGTTGGGTCGAAGTTCAAAATTAA
- a CDS encoding M56 family metallopeptidase, whose translation MHLIMILTAVTVSWILRCSWVNTPGNWNVRWRKTLFIFLFPPLLLFMTAISLLCMGPQGKMGGAYTGWLSYDLAFITLCYFAFLVIKLTFQGWQSVESARHSPLVNLDGKLVRLLNTPALFAGQIGFWQPELVVSQGLLQTLSPAHVESVLAHEQGHHYYRDTFWFFWLGWVRSCTAYLPHTDELWQELLVLRELRADSYAVSQVDPLLLAESLVLVVSQTSVLPESEVCCAALGTAVGDRLEQRIDALLAPPEPALTMNWQSSPGFLLALLPLLTVLFHT comes from the coding sequence ATGCACCTAATCATGATTTTGACTGCTGTGACAGTCTCTTGGATATTGAGATGCTCTTGGGTTAATACTCCAGGTAATTGGAACGTGCGGTGGCGGAAAACTCTATTTATCTTTCTATTTCCGCCTTTGTTGCTATTTATGACGGCGATCTCTCTGCTGTGTATGGGGCCACAAGGTAAAATGGGTGGAGCCTATACAGGATGGTTGAGCTATGACTTAGCATTTATCACCCTGTGTTATTTTGCCTTTTTGGTCATCAAGCTAACTTTTCAAGGTTGGCAATCTGTAGAATCTGCCCGTCATTCTCCCTTGGTCAATCTGGATGGTAAATTAGTCAGACTACTCAACACACCAGCATTGTTCGCTGGTCAAATTGGTTTTTGGCAACCAGAATTAGTAGTTAGTCAAGGATTACTCCAAACTCTTTCACCTGCTCATGTAGAAAGTGTCTTAGCCCATGAGCAAGGACATCATTATTACCGAGATACATTTTGGTTTTTTTGGCTGGGTTGGGTGCGTTCTTGTACTGCTTACTTACCTCATACTGATGAATTGTGGCAAGAATTACTGGTGTTGAGAGAACTCCGTGCAGATAGTTATGCTGTATCTCAAGTAGATCCATTGCTGTTAGCAGAATCGCTGGTGTTGGTTGTGAGTCAAACTTCTGTCTTACCAGAATCTGAGGTTTGCTGTGCGGCGTTGGGTACTGCTGTAGGCGATCGCCTCGAACAAAGAATCGATGCTTTACTCGCACCACCAGAACCTGCGCTAACAATGAACTGGCAATCTTCTCCAGGATTCCTCCTAGCATTGTTACCATTATTAACTGTCTTATTCCATACCTAA
- a CDS encoding BlaI/MecI/CopY family transcriptional regulator, with protein sequence MAPLPDYRPKQLSLGPLEAEILNIVWELGSATVKDVHDRILADPNRELAYTSVTTVLRRLTEKGWLACDKQGRAFYWRPLLSKQQAQVIKAHDQLQRFLAVGNPDVIAAFADSLDETASQQIEAIAKRIQAARQAREEQ encoded by the coding sequence ATGGCACCTTTACCCGATTACCGCCCAAAACAACTGTCTTTAGGCCCTTTAGAGGCAGAAATTTTAAATATTGTCTGGGAACTTGGTTCCGCGACAGTTAAAGATGTACACGATCGCATTTTGGCTGATCCTAACCGAGAATTGGCTTATACTTCCGTCACCACGGTGCTGCGTCGCCTTACTGAAAAAGGTTGGCTGGCTTGCGATAAACAAGGACGCGCCTTTTATTGGCGACCATTGCTAAGTAAGCAACAAGCTCAAGTCATTAAAGCGCATGATCAATTACAACGATTTTTAGCCGTGGGTAATCCCGATGTGATTGCTGCTTTTGCCGATAGTCTGGATGAAACTGCAAGTCAGCAAATAGAAGCGATCGCCAAGCGCATTCAAGCTGCACGTCAAGCCAGGGAGGAACAATAA
- a CDS encoding 2-phosphosulfolactate phosphatase family protein, translating into MKLFVYHTPELTPKDEIPDCAIAVDVLRATSTIATVLAAGGEAVQVFSDLDNLIEVSERWPAEKRLRAGERGGAKVTGFELGNSPLDCTSDLVHGRRLFISTTNGTRALQRIQDSPAVLAAALINRGAIVKYLLAKQPETVWIVGSGWEGSFALEDTVCAGAIAHSIGEKSQVSPDELAGNDELIGAIALYTQWQDNLLGLFHHASHGKRLLRLECHEDLKYCSQTDILDVLPIQQEIGVLKSQN; encoded by the coding sequence GTGAAGTTATTCGTATACCACACTCCAGAATTAACTCCTAAAGATGAAATTCCAGACTGCGCGATCGCAGTCGATGTCTTGCGAGCCACTAGCACAATTGCCACAGTCTTAGCGGCTGGAGGCGAAGCAGTACAAGTCTTCAGCGATTTAGACAATCTCATAGAAGTTAGTGAACGATGGCCAGCAGAAAAACGTTTAAGAGCCGGAGAACGTGGCGGAGCCAAAGTTACTGGCTTTGAACTCGGTAACTCTCCCCTAGACTGTACATCAGATCTAGTGCATGGTCGTCGCCTGTTTATTAGTACTACTAATGGTACTCGTGCTTTACAACGCATACAAGATTCTCCGGCTGTACTAGCAGCCGCTTTGATTAACCGAGGCGCAATAGTAAAATATCTTTTAGCAAAACAGCCAGAAACAGTCTGGATTGTTGGTTCTGGTTGGGAAGGGAGTTTTGCCTTAGAAGATACAGTTTGTGCTGGTGCGATCGCTCATAGTATCGGCGAAAAATCTCAGGTGTCACCTGATGAATTAGCGGGTAATGATGAATTGATTGGTGCGATCGCACTTTACACCCAGTGGCAAGATAATTTATTGGGATTATTTCATCATGCTAGTCACGGCAAACGATTATTACGCCTAGAATGTCATGAAGACCTAAAATATTGTTCCCAGACTGATATTTTGGATGTTTTGCCAATACAACAAGAAATAGGAGTTTTAAAAAGCCAAAATTAA
- a CDS encoding NB-ARC domain-containing protein, with product MVLQNWKRKRGVALTTRGLQKLQEAKRKSEAKENFGNSYTLEDISSLSGLHPSTISKVINREGGVDKKTLEKLFLIFNLQINESDYLSSNNRLDWGDATFLPVFYGRKEELIALEQWVLNERCQFVALLGMGGIGKTALSVKLAKQIQEDFEYVIWRSLREAPPVKAIITQLIQFLSDEQETEANLPESLSDRISRLIDYLRKHRCLLILDNAESILRYGSRAGKYREGYEGYGDLFRRLGEATHQSCLVLTSREKPQEVALLEGETSPVRSLKLSGLKVLEGQEILKVKGLSAAEDEWKAMIESYGGNPLALKIVATTIEDVFAGNVTEFLQQNTVVFGDIRDILDQQFERLSDLEKEIMYWLAINCEPVALSDLREDILSPVPPQKSLEALESLVRRSLVEKSTTTFTLQPVVMEYVTQVLIERACEEIITENIHLLRCHALIKASAKDYIRETQIRLILKPVIDGLLTVLRSKKGIENQLTKLLVKLRAESPQEPGYTGGNILNLLCQLQTDLTGYDFSQLTVWQADLRNIKLHNVNFQNADLAKSVFTETFGGIASVAFSPDGKLLATGDTNGEIRLYQVSDWRQLLICKGHTNWVPSLIFSPDNSILASSSSDHTVKLWNVITGQCLQTLQGHKHEVWTVAFSPDGNTLISGSNDHKIKLWSVSTGECLKTFLGHTSWIVCAVFTLDGQKLVSGSDDDTIRVWDVRTGECLKILQGHLDGIRSIGISPDGKTIASSSDDQTVKLWDIETGKCIKTLHGHHAAVWSVAISPQGNLIASGSLDQTVKLWNFHTGQCLKTLQGHSSWVFTVAFSLQGDILASGGDDQTVKLWDVSTGQCLKTFSGYTSQVWSVAYSPDGQFLVSGSHDRIVRLWNVDTGQVLQNFLGHRAAIRSVSLSPNGKILASGSDDQTIRLWDINTGQTLQTLQEHRAAVQSIAFSFDGQMLASGSDDQTIRLWDINTGQTLQTLQGHNAAVQSVAFNPQYRTLASGSWDQTVKLWDVKTGECKRTLKGHTNWVWSIAFSPNGELLASASYDGTIRLWNINSGVCVQTFEVCANSIVKAVIFSQDGQILASSSPDYTIKLWDVDTGECQSTLCGHSAWVWSIAFSPDNLTLASSGADETIKLWDINTAECLKTLKAKKFYESMNIRGVTGLTAATITTLKGLGAVV from the coding sequence ATGGTATTACAGAATTGGAAACGCAAGCGTGGTGTTGCACTTACTACTAGGGGTTTACAAAAACTTCAGGAGGCAAAACGTAAGTCAGAAGCAAAGGAAAATTTCGGCAATAGCTACACACTTGAAGATATTAGCTCACTTTCCGGTTTACATCCCAGTACAATCTCAAAAGTAATCAACCGAGAAGGCGGAGTAGATAAAAAAACTCTGGAAAAACTGTTTTTAATTTTTAATTTACAAATAAATGAAAGTGATTATTTAAGTTCAAATAATCGTCTAGATTGGGGAGATGCTACTTTTTTACCAGTTTTTTATGGACGTAAAGAAGAACTGATCGCATTAGAGCAATGGGTGCTGAATGAGCGTTGCCAATTCGTGGCATTGTTAGGCATGGGTGGTATTGGTAAAACTGCGCTTTCTGTAAAGCTGGCGAAACAAATTCAAGAAGACTTTGAGTATGTGATTTGGCGATCGCTCCGCGAAGCTCCACCAGTGAAAGCTATAATTACTCAGTTGATTCAATTTCTCTCTGACGAACAAGAAACAGAAGCTAACTTACCAGAAAGTTTAAGCGATCGCATATCACGTTTGATTGATTATCTTCGCAAGCATCGCTGTCTGTTGATTCTGGACAATGCAGAATCCATTTTACGTTATGGCAGTCGAGCCGGAAAATATCGAGAAGGATATGAAGGTTATGGTGATTTGTTCAGGCGTTTAGGAGAAGCCACTCACCAAAGTTGTTTAGTATTAACTAGCCGAGAAAAACCTCAAGAAGTCGCACTATTAGAAGGGGAAACATCACCAGTACGCTCCTTAAAATTAAGTGGCTTAAAGGTACTGGAAGGCCAGGAAATTTTAAAAGTCAAAGGATTATCGGCCGCCGAAGACGAATGGAAAGCCATGATTGAATCCTATGGCGGTAATCCATTAGCCTTAAAAATAGTGGCGACAACTATTGAAGATGTGTTTGCTGGGAATGTAACTGAGTTTTTACAACAAAATACAGTTGTTTTTGGCGATATTCGGGATATTTTAGACCAGCAGTTTGAGCGCTTGTCAGATTTAGAAAAGGAAATCATGTACTGGTTAGCAATTAATTGTGAACCAGTAGCGCTATCAGACTTACGAGAAGATATTTTATCGCCAGTGCCACCACAAAAATCACTAGAGGCTCTAGAATCTTTAGTCAGGCGATCGCTAGTGGAAAAAAGCACCACAACTTTCACCTTACAACCTGTAGTCATGGAATATGTAACTCAGGTATTGATAGAGCGAGCCTGTGAAGAAATTATTACTGAGAATATTCACCTTTTGAGATGCCATGCTCTGATCAAGGCAAGTGCTAAAGATTACATCAGAGAAACTCAAATTCGCCTCATTCTCAAACCAGTGATTGATGGTTTGCTCACTGTATTAAGAAGCAAAAAAGGTATTGAAAACCAATTAACTAAACTTTTAGTCAAGCTTAGAGCAGAATCACCCCAAGAACCTGGTTATACAGGTGGAAATATTCTTAATTTGTTGTGCCAATTACAAACAGATTTAACAGGCTATGATTTCTCACAATTGACAGTTTGGCAAGCAGACTTGCGGAATATCAAGCTGCACAATGTTAATTTTCAAAATGCTGATTTAGCCAAATCTGTTTTTACTGAAACCTTTGGTGGTATTGCCTCAGTAGCTTTTAGTCCTGATGGCAAACTTTTAGCTACAGGCGATACCAATGGCGAGATTCGCTTGTACCAAGTTTCAGACTGGAGACAACTTTTAATTTGCAAAGGACATACTAACTGGGTTCCATCACTTATCTTTAGTCCTGATAATAGTATTTTGGCAAGCAGTAGTAGCGACCACACTGTGAAGTTGTGGAATGTTATTACTGGTCAATGCCTTCAAACTCTGCAAGGACACAAACATGAGGTGTGGACAGTTGCCTTTAGTCCAGATGGTAATACCCTAATAAGTGGTAGTAATGACCATAAAATAAAGCTATGGAGTGTTAGTACTGGTGAATGCCTCAAAACTTTTCTGGGACATACAAGTTGGATAGTCTGTGCAGTTTTCACTCTGGATGGTCAGAAGCTAGTAAGTGGCAGCGATGATGACACAATTCGCGTGTGGGATGTCAGGACTGGTGAATGCCTCAAAATTTTGCAAGGGCATCTTGATGGCATACGCTCCATCGGTATCAGTCCTGACGGAAAGACTATCGCCAGTAGCAGTGATGACCAAACAGTAAAGTTATGGGATATTGAAACCGGGAAATGTATTAAAACTCTACATGGACACCATGCTGCTGTCTGGTCAGTAGCTATTAGTCCTCAAGGCAATCTCATCGCTAGTGGCAGTCTCGATCAGACCGTAAAATTATGGAATTTTCATACTGGACAATGTCTGAAAACCCTTCAAGGACACTCTAGCTGGGTATTTACTGTCGCTTTTAGTCTGCAAGGAGATATTCTTGCTAGTGGCGGTGACGATCAAACTGTGAAACTATGGGACGTTAGTACTGGCCAATGTCTCAAAACTTTCAGTGGATATACTAGTCAGGTCTGGTCAGTTGCTTACAGTCCAGATGGTCAGTTTTTGGTAAGTGGTAGTCATGACCGGATAGTAAGGTTATGGAATGTTGATACAGGTCAGGTCTTGCAAAATTTTCTCGGACATCGTGCTGCGATTAGATCAGTAAGCCTTAGCCCAAATGGGAAAATATTGGCAAGCGGCAGCGATGATCAAACAATCAGATTATGGGATATTAACACAGGTCAAACTTTACAAACTTTGCAGGAACATCGTGCTGCTGTCCAATCAATTGCTTTTAGTTTTGATGGCCAGATGTTAGCGAGTGGTAGTGACGATCAAACAATCAGGTTGTGGGATATTAATACAGGCCAAACATTACAAACCCTCCAAGGACATAATGCGGCTGTTCAGTCAGTAGCCTTCAATCCTCAATATAGGACATTAGCAAGTGGATCTTGGGATCAGACCGTTAAGTTATGGGATGTGAAGACTGGTGAGTGCAAACGAACATTAAAAGGACATACCAATTGGGTATGGTCAATCGCTTTTAGCCCAAATGGTGAACTACTGGCAAGTGCAAGTTATGACGGAACAATCCGTTTGTGGAATATTAACAGTGGTGTCTGTGTACAAACTTTTGAGGTTTGTGCAAATAGTATTGTTAAAGCAGTTATTTTTAGTCAAGATGGACAGATACTAGCTAGTAGCAGTCCCGATTACACAATTAAATTATGGGATGTGGATACAGGAGAATGTCAAAGTACATTATGTGGGCATTCAGCTTGGGTATGGTCAATCGCTTTTAGCCCAGATAATCTGACTTTAGCCAGCAGCGGCGCTGATGAAACGATTAAACTTTGGGATATCAACACGGCTGAGTGCTTAAAAACTTTAAAAGCTAAAAAATTTTATGAGTCAATGAATATTAGGGGAGTTACAGGTTTAACGGCTGCAACCATTACTACTTTGAAGGGATTGGGGGCAGTTGTGTAA